In Streptococcus parapneumoniae, the genomic stretch TAGCTTTTGTCTTCGCGTCTTCGTAGGCTGCTTTACTTGCTTCTGTCTTACCGTCTGTATTGGCACCTTCGTTGATGGCTGTATTCAAGGCATCTTTCGCTTGTTTAAGAGGTTCCTTATCTACGTCTACCAAGCCGGCTTTGGCTTCCGCAAGTTTTTCCTTAGCTTCGTCTACTTTCGCTTTCGCATCCGCTACGTCTTTGTCTGTAGCGCTCGCGTTGCCAATCACTTCCTCAGCTTTTGTTACGGCTTCGGTAGCTTTTGTCTTCGCGTCTTCGTAGGCTGCTTTACTTGCTTCTGTCTTACCGTCTGTATTGGCACCTTCGTTGATGGCTGTATTCAAGGCATCTTTCGCTTGTTTAAGAGGTTCCTTATCTACGTCTACCAAGCCGGCTTTGGCTTCCGCAAGTTTTTCCTTAGCTTCGTCTACTTTCGCTTTCGCATCCGCTACGTCTTTGTCTGTAGCGCTCGCGTTGCCAATCACTTCCTCAGCTTTTGTTACGGCTTCGGTAGCTTTTGTCTTCGCGTCTTCGTAGGCTGCTTTACTTGCTTCTGTCTTACCGTCTGTATTGGCACCTTCGTTGATGGCTGTATTCAAGGCATCTTTCGCTTGTTTAAGAGGTTCCTTGTCTACGTCTACCAAGCCGGCTTTGGCTTCCGCAAGTTTTTCCTTAGCTTCGTCTACTTTCGCTTTCGCATCCGCTACGTCTTTGTCTGTAGCGCTCGCGTTGCCAATCACTTCCTCAGCTTTTGTTACGGCTTCGGTAGCTTTTGTCTTCGCGTCTTCGTAGGCTGCTTTACTTGCTTCTGTCTTACCGTCTGTATTGGCACCTTCGTTGATGGCTGTATTCAAGGCATCTTTCGCTTGTTTAAGAGGTTCCTTGTCTACGTCTACCAAGCCGGCTTTGGCTTCCGCAAGTTTTTCCTTAGCTTCGTCTACTTTCGCTTTCGCATCCGCTACGTCTTTGTCTGTAGCGCTCGCGTTGCCAATCACTTCCTCAGCTTTTGTTACGGCTTCGGTAGCTTTTGTCTTCGCGTCTTCGTAGGCTGCTTTACTTGCTTCTGTCTTACCGTCTGTATTGGCACCTTCGTTGATGGCTGTATTCAAGGCATCTTTCGCTTGTTTAAGAGGTTCCTTATCTACGTCTACCAAGCCGGCTTTGGCTTCCGCAAGTTTTTCCTTAGCTTCGTCTACTTTCGCTTTCGCATCCGCTACGTCTTTGTCTGTAGCGCTCGCGTTGCCAATCACTTCCTCAGCTTTTGTTACGGCTTCGGTAGCTTTTGTCTTCGCGTCTTCGTAGGCTGCTTTACTTGCTTCTGTCTTACCGTCTGTATTGGCACCTTCGTTGATGGCTGTATTCAAGGCATCTTTCGCTTGTTTAAGAGGTTCCTTGTCTACGTCTACCAAGCCGGCTTTGGCTTCCGCAAGTTTTTCCTTAGCTTCGTCTACTTTCGCTTTCGCATCCGCTACGTCTTTGTCTGTAGCGCTCGCGTTGCCAATCACTTCCTCAGCTTTTGTTACGGCTTCGGTAGCTTTTGTCTTCGCGTCTTCGTAGGCTGCTTTACTTGCTTCTGTCTTACCGTCTGTATTGGCACCTTCGTTGATGGCTGTATTCAAGGCATCTTTCGCTTGTTTGAGAGCTGACTTATCTGCAGATCTCACTTCATACGGAACGTTGATAATTTCCGTACTATTATCTGCATAAGTCACTACCACTTCGATAGTATGAGTTCCAAGAGCAATTGGATACGTCGTACCATCTTTTAAGGCTGCTGACACTTTATCAGCAACGGTTACAGCATCCAGCAATTCTTCATTTGTAGGGGTGCTTCCGCCAACTACTTTGCTAATTTTAGTCGTTGCAACCTCATGTTTTGGAACAGTAACAGTATAGTCACGTGCGGAACTTTCTGCTTCTCCTGTTCCCTTTGTTGCTGTAATTTGAACCGTACGATTCGTAGTTCCTAATGTTCCATTCGGAACTACAAGTTTATCTCCGACTTTCTTAACAGCAGTATCTGTAGACGCCCAGCTGTTTTCACTTGTAAGAGTGACAGTCTTCGTTCCATCATTTTCTGTAGGAATATTAAATGTAATCTTATCTGCATCTGTTGGAACAGTAAACTCATAATCACCATTCATTTTTGCAGTTGAAGTCAAGTTTGCTGGTTTTGGATGTTTAACAACTACTTCTGAACTACTATCAGATTCCGTTCTATCCGTTCCAGATGTGTACACCACTTTGGCTACAATTTTCGCACCTGCAGTCAATGATTTACCTGCTAGTAAAGGAACTGTTACATTATCTTTTTTGTTAAACTCTCCCTCTTTAGCAACGGTTGTTTCACCAATCTTATTAGGTTGTGCTGGATTTGACATGTCATACAGCTCTACAGTTGTTCCACTGTTCACGTTATTGACTGTCAGACTTGTTGCAGTAGATGTTGCCCCTTCTACTGTCGGTGTTAACGGTTTGACTTCAAATGTTACATCAAATTTTTCAAAACGTTTCCAATTTATTTGATCGTTATCTCCTGCCATAAAGACTTGAATGCTATCTTTATACTTACCAAGATAATTTGCTTTTTGTTTTTCAGAAGTTCTACTATAGCTTGCATATTCTGAATAACCGTTACCTGATGTTGACTTCCAAGCAGAAGATGTCCTTGGTGAATTAGACGTAAAGTAAGTCTGAGCATTATTAGTCGTTCCACTAAAATCTGTTCCAAAAGTAGTCGTCACATGTATTGTAGTAGGAGTAGCATGATAAACTTTCAGATTGATATCAATAGTTTTCTCAACACTTCCTTCTGTTCCATCAGCATTTGTAACACTATAAGTAACTGTTACGCTACCTTTTGTATTATTTCCTGTAGCATCCGTCTGCTCTGTTGTACTTGGTTCAGTACCCCATGCTACTGTCACACCGTCTGCCGGTTTGTTTACATTAGTACTATTCTGACCTTTAAACTGCACATAATTTTCAGGCTGTGTTCCTTCAGGCAATTCTCCATTTAACAGTGTAGTAAATTTATCTTTTTTAGCCTCTGCTGTTGGATATACTGCTACTGGGACTGTCACTTCTGTTACACGTCTTGTTTGATTATTGGTTCCTGTTTTTTCAGAAATAACAAGCGTTGCAGTACGTGTACCTACCGTCGTAAAGTCAGACTCCTCTTTCCAAGTAGCAGTCAAGTAGTTTGGAAGAGTTGTTGTTTGACCATTTTCTTGATAATTCAAGAGACGTTCTGGATGATTTTTCAACTCAGTTAATGCAGCATTTCCTGCGATTTGCTTAACTGGTTTACCTGCAAAAATCTGAGTCTTAGCTACTGATCGTTCTGCAGCATCACTTGTCGTATCAAAGGCTGTCTGTGTAACCTTAACAGGCACATTTGAGTAAGATGGCTGATTAGCTTGTTCTGTTTGTCGGAGATACTTACCTTCAGGAAGAGTATAAGACCAACGTCCGTCACTAGGTATAACCTCGTCCGATGTTCCATCTTGGAAATGAAGTGTCACCTTAGAAGCGCTTCTAATAGCCGTACCTGAAATCGTACGATCTGTGTCTCTCAGTTTATCACCAGAAGTTGCAGTGATCGTCGGAACTTCTGGTTTGGCTACTTGACTATGTGCGATAGGAAGTGTTGAACCATCCACAAAACCGACAGTAACTGTATTCGCTTTATCCGTTCCAGTTTCTTTACTATAAGTAACCCCTGTCGCTGGGATATTCTGATTATCTCTGTTTAATTCTTGAAGTTTATCTTTGAAACGATCTTTTGCACTATCAAGGAAATTACTGTTTGAAATATCATTATTGCCAAAGGTTACTTTTTCTGCATCCGTTGGATAGTTCAAACGTGTGCGATAATACTCTGCAAATGTCTGAATCGTAACCTTCCTTTCAAGAAGAGCTGATTCTGTACCTGTAGCATCACGAGTAGATAAAACAAGAGTATAATCACCTGGATCAATTCTACCTCGACTATTCGTTCTGATAGATGTCCCTTCGACACCATGAGTTATATCACGTCCTCTAAAGAGACGAACACGCAATTTATCGCTGTCAGACGCTGGTTTTCCTACTGTCTTACCTGTAGGTTTTGCATTATCTTCTGCATCACTACCTTCAAAATACCCTTTAAGATCATCAACTGTTGGAGATGGAATTGTTTGTCCATCTTGAATTTCTTTTCCATTTTTCCATTTAACAGTCGGAGCTGTATTGATTGATTCAGCTGATAAAATCCAGTCATTATTTTGAGATTCTCCAATTCCTATTGGACCATTTATATTAGCACCGTTATAGAAATGTCCTCTGAATTTAACAGCACCCTCTCCTGTAGGAATTGTAAATGGTGGATTTTCAAGAGCGGAGTCTCTAACTCTCAAAGTGATGTCTGTAATTGATTTATTAGCAGTATTTTGACTAGCAATCAACTCAATCTTGTCATTTGGACTATATAACATCCAATTTCCATCTACCTTCTTGAGGCCGATGTCTACTCCACCATTAGTAATATTTCCGCCAATACGGACGTAGCCTCCTGCTTGGTCGTGCGGTACATGAACCGTCAACTCTCTACCTGCTGCATAAGGGGTATCTACTGTTGCTTTTCCAAGGACAACTCCTACAATCTTTTCGTCGGAGGCGACACCATTTTTAACCTGTACAGCTTTTATACGGTTTGTGCTATAACTTGCATTTGTATTATTAGCCGTCTGTGTTAGGTATTCGCCATCTGCAAGTGTATACGTCCACCTACCATCTGCTCCAACATTAACGTCTTTCTCACTACCATCTTGTAAAGTCAATTTAACTTTTTCTGCACCTGCTATAGCTTGACCAGAAATAGTTCGAGAAGTCGAACGTAAGCCTTCAGTCCCCATAGCACTTTCTACATTATCAATTGTTGGTGCTTCTGGTTTAATCTCATAGTTAAAATAGTAATGTTGGCTATGTCCATAAGCATCTGTCACATCAATCTTCGCTACATGTCTACCTGGATTTTGAGTTGCAGCGACACTGCCACCTAGGCTTGAACTCATGTATTTATTGTTTTCGGTTGCTCCAGTCTGTGCTGTGAATTGATCTCCAAATTTAGTTGTTGTAACCCCTGATGGTAAATGTTGAATAGACAGACTGCGGATAGAACCCGTATCATCCCAAACTTTTAAAGTTGGAGGATTGAAAGTTTGTCCTCTGGTCACACTATAAAGTGGCTTTGTGGCAGCTGCTTCTGTAGTCGGAAGAAGGGTATCTCCAAGACTGACTTTTGGCGCACTGCTGTCTGCAGGAACCTGATAAGTACTTTCAGTACTGAAGTTCGTGTCTGCCGCTTTTTGCTTGGCTTTAAGATCAGTTCCTAGTTTGGCTGTTCCAAATGGGATGTGAATCGTAGCTGTACCGGTATTTCCTGTATCTGCTGTTACGGATATCGTAGTATTTTGGTTTACATTGTCTTTTTCCCAATTGTTTCCGTTTTTGCTAAAGGCAACTGTATGCTCTGTTCCTGTTCCATCTGTATAGCGCAATTCTGCCTTGTTCGCATTTAGATGACCAATCTTAGCTGTAAATCCAGTCTCATCACGCCCAAATTCTGGTTTTTTAGCAAAGTTAGGCAAGCTTGCTTGGATGCTTCCATCACTAAGGGGACTCTTCATATCTCCGTAGAATGGATCTTCTGTTCCTTTTCTCACAAAAGCAGAAACTAATCGAAGCTGATCTGTTCCTATTTTATCTTTTTTATAGCTTGTACTTGTAAATTCAATCGAACCATTTGCATTTATAGGCGCAGTAGCAATAACTTCGTAGTTAACAGCTTCTCCTATAAAGCTCTGTTGGTTGTTATTTCCGCCTTTTACTAGAAAGGCCTTCCACTCATAGTCTACATTGTCAATTTTTTTTGATGCCAATCCAGACACAGTAGTTGCTCTAATAGGTGGTTTTTCATTTGCTTTTCCGTTTAAGTTGTTAGTAGTTGTGCTAAAGCTTGCTTTTGCTGGCGGAATCACAAGACTAGATGTATAGGTTTGTGTTTGATTATCATCTGTTGTTGCGGTTATGGTTAATGGATATACTCCTGCTTTGTTTGCTGCAAAACCAGAAGCCCCAGACTCAGCTCGAATGGTTGCAGTTGTTGAATCGATACCTCTCGTTGCCCATGTAACTCCTAGATTGTCTCCACCGCTAATTGTTAAGCTTTTAATTGGGCGTGACCCTCTCACCATGAACTTAATGGAGTTATTCGTTACCCGTTGGTTAGTTGGGTATTTTATCACACGCTCATCTTTGATGTCACGTTCATTCGTCGTAACTCCCATTTTAAAAGGTTTTGTTTTTCCGAGATTTGATGCGTCTGATTCTACAGTTTTATGAAATGAATCATTCCCTTGAGCATCTTGGTTTTTATAATCTATCCATTCGCCATCTACTACTGTTTTTACAAGGTATTCTCCAAGTTTCACATCAACATTTTCAAAGGTTGCACGTCCACCTACTCCAGCAACTTTTTCAGCCAGTTTGGTCAAACTTCCATTCGGCTCTTTTTTAAACAGAACCATTTTATAACCTTCTGTCCCATTGCTAGCCGTGATGTCATGGCGTCCCTCATCTAGTCTGCTAAAGTCTGTCTCTAACACAGGTGTTTTCGGTTTCGTGACAAAGTGAATAACTCCTTTATCTTGCGAACCATCTCTGAAATAACGTCTATAGTTATAAGTGTGAACACCTGGCTTAGTCGAAACTTCAGTTGTTATTTCCTTAGTAGTAGTAGTAGTAGTAGTACCTTTGTAAAAGTCAAATCTTTGACCTTTAGCTTCAGCGTCGGTATAGCCGTTTCTAATATTAGTTCCAGACTTGTCTTGGTACGTACCGTAGTTTCTAATGTCAAAACTATTATAACTTTCAATACGGTTAGGAGCACCCTCATCTATATAACTAATAATTCCTTTCACACGTGAATCTGTAGCGTCAAAATCCCCAATCGGTACAGATTGGTAGGTTCTACCGTCTTTATTGATATTATAACTCCATGCTTGTGTTCCAAACTCTGCAGCAATGTTATCTTGATCTACTTGGAAATATCCATTTTGTCTAAGTTCAAAACGAAAGTTCCCTGCACTTCCGACTTCTTTATCTGTACGCGCATGAATTTGCAAAGCTAATATACGATGAGGGTTATCTTCACGGTCTACACCTTTTATACTAGACATATAAACCAGCTTAGCCCCGTCATTCCCCCCTGTTGTTTCAAATTCAATCCGGTAAGCTGTATTACCTTCTAAACGTCCGTAATAAGTGTTCCCAGAGGAGTTTACAACTAACTGTGCTTTTTCATTACTTCTATCTTGCTCTGCTTGGTTTTCAAAACCATTCGTTGCATTCGCTTCCCTAGGATTTCCTCGATTGTAAAAACCGCCTCCTACTTCATCACGAATCCACTCTAATACGCTACCAACTTTATAGTCATATTTCGAACGAAAAGCCTGTGTTGTTCTAGGCGCATTTGTCTGATTAGGCGTTCCTTTACTTACTTCTCCAAATCCAGCAGCTTCCATTGTAGAAACTAACTCATCTTTATTACCGCTCGCTGCTCTATTAAAAGAAGTAGATCCTTGATCCGTTTGTTTGGTTATGGTAACACTATTTGATTTTAGTATTTGCCCCGATGGTATGGTAAACAGAAAGCTTAGTTTGTCGAGATTTTTACGCGAAGGGTTAACGGTTATTCTCCATCTAAAACCAGTTGTTGTTTTTTCAACATCTTCTTTTAGATAATTTATAATATCCGCAACATCATCAGGTTTATCGGGACCGTTCTCACGCTTTTTATTCCAATAAACGTAGGTGTAATTTGAATATGGTGACGTGATATCAAAGCCATTGTCAAAGTAGTGCCTTTTGACATCGGTAAAACTACCATTAGCAGCTCTATCAGCCGAACGTGCATTACGTGTTCGTACTCCTGCTGGCACATTGCGGAAACCTGACCATCCTCTAGTGTTGGTGCGCGGTTGGATAGTTACATTGTTTTCGCTTGGAGTTGCAGACTCGGCTGGATTTACAGGTCCTGTTACTTCTCCTCCATTAGCCTCATTTTCAGAGAGAACTCCTTCGATTAAATCCCGAGATTTTTTCAGATCTGCTAAGGCAGCATTAAAGTCTTCTTGGCTAATGGTGTCGCCTTTAGAAAAGGCTTCATTGAACTTATCAGCAGCTGCTTTGGCTGCTTGGATTTTATCTGCTGATGCTCCGTTAGCTCGGAGTTGGTCTGTGATAAATTCTAATTCAGCTTTTAGTCCATCAACACCATTTTTACCTCCTGTATTTGTGTAAGTTGGGAGTGCCTGTGGAGTCGTTTGAGAGCCAGCTCCAGAACCTGTTGAGTCTCCTCCAGCAGATGGCCTAACTTGATTTTCATCTGATGTAGGCTCGCTCAAAGTTCTTCTACGACTCTTCCCTCCACTTGCTTGATTAGTCACAGCTCCTTCTGGACTAGCTAGTCCAGTAGATGTCAGACCTGTAGATGTTAGACCAGCCCTTTCCAAGATTGTTGGAGTGTCTAAACTAGGTGTCAAGGCTTGATTGACACGGCTTGTAAGTTCAGCCATCAGTCTTGCTTGCTCATCAACCTGCTCTTGCGTCGCTTTTGGATCTTCCAAAATTGCCTTAGCTGCTGCTAGGCGCGCTTCCACTTCAGCATGGAGTTCCTGCATTGAGCTAAGCGTTAGGTTTGCCAACAAAGCTTGCAGATTGCCTTGAGTCGATTTGGCTGCCTCTGTATTAGCAACAGCAGCTGGCTGTTCTTGCTCTTTTTCTCCCTCTTCTTGAGGTTTCTCTTGAGCAAACTCTGGCTGAGCAGAGTCCGCCCCTACTTCAGCAGGTTCAGCTGCTGCTTGCCCTTGTTCAGCTTCTTCAGCTGGCGCTTCTTTTGCTTTTAGCTCATCGGCTGGTTTGAGTTCAGCTGGCTGGTCAGTCAGAGCTTTCTTGGAGTCTCCTTCATCCGAGGGCTCTGGTTCTCTATCCGCCTTGCCATCAGGAGTCGCTACAACAGCATCACTTGCCGTAGTTGGAGTAATCGTTTCACTCGCTGCCACAGCTCCGTTGGTAAAAAACATCAGAGCCGCTACCGCAACACTGGCAGCACCAAAGTGATACTTACGAATGGAATAACGGAAGACCTTTTCCCCGTTATCATCACGATATGATTTTTTCATGATTGAATTACCTCTCGTTTTTTCCTTTCTGGAGGTACTAAAAAATACCCCCCCTTAAATATTTTAGTATTTAAGGAAAGGATATGTTTTTTTCTTTTTGTTCCCTAGCTTGTCAAAAGACAAGTTTTGAGACAATAATATTATACACTATTTTCGCAAATTTGAACAGCAAAACGCGAAGTTTTTAGCAGTCTCGTGGAGACGTTAAAAAAGTAGCAAAAAAGCTGATATAACAGTATTTTCTTACGATTATATATATATATATGCGCACCTTTATATATCAGCATTATTATGGATAATATTTTAAATTTAATATAAATAAAAAACAGACCCTATCTATAGAAAGATACAATCCGCCATTTTTTCTATATAAAATCAGCAGAACCATTCTGCTGAAAATAGTGAAATACGATGTAAGTTTCCTAGCACTCTGATAATATTTTAAGAGA encodes the following:
- a CDS encoding YSIRK-type signal peptide-containing protein (The YSIRK form of extended signal peptide directs nascent proteins to the cross-wall site, while signal peptides lacking YSIRK direct proteins instead to the cell pole. A large fraction of YSIRK proteins are surface proteins anchored by sortase-mediated processing of a C-terminal LPXTG motif.), whose protein sequence is MKKSYRDDNGEKVFRYSIRKYHFGAASVAVAALMFFTNGAVAASETITPTTASDAVVATPDGKADREPEPSDEGDSKKALTDQPAELKPADELKAKEAPAEEAEQGQAAAEPAEVGADSAQPEFAQEKPQEEGEKEQEQPAAVANTEAAKSTQGNLQALLANLTLSSMQELHAEVEARLAAAKAILEDPKATQEQVDEQARLMAELTSRVNQALTPSLDTPTILERAGLTSTGLTSTGLASPEGAVTNQASGGKSRRRTLSEPTSDENQVRPSAGGDSTGSGAGSQTTPQALPTYTNTGGKNGVDGLKAELEFITDQLRANGASADKIQAAKAAADKFNEAFSKGDTISQEDFNAALADLKKSRDLIEGVLSENEANGGEVTGPVNPAESATPSENNVTIQPRTNTRGWSGFRNVPAGVRTRNARSADRAANGSFTDVKRHYFDNGFDITSPYSNYTYVYWNKKRENGPDKPDDVADIINYLKEDVEKTTTGFRWRITVNPSRKNLDKLSFLFTIPSGQILKSNSVTITKQTDQGSTSFNRAASGNKDELVSTMEAAGFGEVSKGTPNQTNAPRTTQAFRSKYDYKVGSVLEWIRDEVGGGFYNRGNPREANATNGFENQAEQDRSNEKAQLVVNSSGNTYYGRLEGNTAYRIEFETTGGNDGAKLVYMSSIKGVDREDNPHRILALQIHARTDKEVGSAGNFRFELRQNGYFQVDQDNIAAEFGTQAWSYNINKDGRTYQSVPIGDFDATDSRVKGIISYIDEGAPNRIESYNSFDIRNYGTYQDKSGTNIRNGYTDAEAKGQRFDFYKGTTTTTTTKEITTEVSTKPGVHTYNYRRYFRDGSQDKGVIHFVTKPKTPVLETDFSRLDEGRHDITASNGTEGYKMVLFKKEPNGSLTKLAEKVAGVGGRATFENVDVKLGEYLVKTVVDGEWIDYKNQDAQGNDSFHKTVESDASNLGKTKPFKMGVTTNERDIKDERVIKYPTNQRVTNNSIKFMVRGSRPIKSLTISGGDNLGVTWATRGIDSTTATIRAESGASGFAANKAGVYPLTITATTDDNQTQTYTSSLVIPPAKASFSTTTNNLNGKANEKPPIRATTVSGLASKKIDNVDYEWKAFLVKGGNNNQQSFIGEAVNYEVIATAPINANGSIEFTSTSYKKDKIGTDQLRLVSAFVRKGTEDPFYGDMKSPLSDGSIQASLPNFAKKPEFGRDETGFTAKIGHLNANKAELRYTDGTGTEHTVAFSKNGNNWEKDNVNQNTTISVTADTGNTGTATIHIPFGTAKLGTDLKAKQKAADTNFSTESTYQVPADSSAPKVSLGDTLLPTTEAAATKPLYSVTRGQTFNPPTLKVWDDTGSIRSLSIQHLPSGVTTTKFGDQFTAQTGATENNKYMSSSLGGSVAATQNPGRHVAKIDVTDAYGHSQHYYFNYEIKPEAPTIDNVESAMGTEGLRSTSRTISGQAIAGAEKVKLTLQDGSEKDVNVGADGRWTYTLADGEYLTQTANNTNASYSTNRIKAVQVKNGVASDEKIVGVVLGKATVDTPYAAGRELTVHVPHDQAGGYVRIGGNITNGGVDIGLKKVDGNWMLYSPNDKIELIASQNTANKSITDITLRVRDSALENPPFTIPTGEGAVKFRGHFYNGANINGPIGIGESQNNDWILSAESINTAPTVKWKNGKEIQDGQTIPSPTVDDLKGYFEGSDAEDNAKPTGKTVGKPASDSDKLRVRLFRGRDITHGVEGTSIRTNSRGRIDPGDYTLVLSTRDATGTESALLERKVTIQTFAEYYRTRLNYPTDAEKVTFGNNDISNSNFLDSAKDRFKDKLQELNRDNQNIPATGVTYSKETGTDKANTVTVGFVDGSTLPIAHSQVAKPEVPTITATSGDKLRDTDRTISGTAIRSASKVTLHFQDGTSDEVIPSDGRWSYTLPEGKYLRQTEQANQPSYSNVPVKVTQTAFDTTSDAAERSVAKTQIFAGKPVKQIAGNAALTELKNHPERLLNYQENGQTTTLPNYLTATWKEESDFTTVGTRTATLVISEKTGTNNQTRRVTEVTVPVAVYPTAEAKKDKFTTLLNGELPEGTQPENYVQFKGQNSTNVNKPADGVTVAWGTEPSTTEQTDATGNNTKGSVTVTYSVTNADGTEGSVEKTIDINLKVYHATPTTIHVTTTFGTDFSGTTNNAQTYFTSNSPRTSSAWKSTSGNGYSEYASYSRTSEKQKANYLGKYKDSIQVFMAGDNDQINWKRFEKFDVTFEVKPLTPTVEGATSTATSLTVNNVNSGTTVELYDMSNPAQPNKIGETTVAKEGEFNKKDNVTVPLLAGKSLTAGAKIVAKVVYTSGTDRTESDSSSEVVVKHPKPANLTSTAKMNGDYEFTVPTDADKITFNIPTENDGTKTVTLTSENSWASTDTAVKKVGDKLVVPNGTLGTTNRTVQITATKGTGEAESSARDYTVTVPKHEVATTKISKVVGGSTPTNEELLDAVTVADKVSAALKDGTTYPIALGTHTIEVVVTYADNSTEIINVPYEVRSADKSALKQAKDALNTAINEGANTDGKTEASKAAYEDAKTKATEAVTKAEEVIGNASATDKDVADAKAKVDEAKEKLAEAKAGLVDVDKEPLKQAKDALNTAINEGANTDGKTEASKAAYEDAKTKATEAVTKAEEVIGNASATDKDVADAKAKVDEAKEKLAEAKAGLVDVDKEPLKQAKDALNTAINEGANTDGKTEASKAAYEDAKTKATEAVTKAEEVIGNASATDKDVADAKAKVDEAKEKLAEAKAGLVDVDKEPLKQAKDALNTAINEGANTDGKTEASKAAYEDAKTKATEAVTKAEEVIGNASATDKDVADAKAKVDEAKEKLAEAKAGLVDVDKEPLKQAKDALNTAINEGANTDGKTEASKAAYEDAKTKATEAVTKAEEVIGNASATDKDVADAKAKVDEAKEKLAEAKAGLVDVDKEPLKQAKDALNTAINEGANTDGKTEASKAAYEDAKTKATEAVTKAEEVIGNASATDKDVADAKAKVDEAKEKLAEAKAGLVDVDKEPLKQAKDALNTAINEGANTDGKTEASKAAYEDAKTKATEAVTKAEEVIGNASATDKDVADAKAKVDEAKEKLAEAKAGLVDVDKEPLKQAKDALNTAINEGANTDGKTEASKAAYEDAKTKATEAVTKAEEVIGNASATDKDVADAKAKVDEAKEKLAEAKAGLVDVDKEPLKQAKDALNTAINEGANTDGKTEASKAAYEDAKTKATEAVTKAEEVIGNASATDKDVADAKAKVDEAKEKLAEAKAGLVDVDKEPLKQAKDALNTAINEGANTDGKTEASKAAYEDAKTKATEAVTKAEEVIGNASATDKDVADAKAKVDEAKEKLAEAKAGLVDVDKEPLKQAKDALNTAINEGANTDGKTEASKAAYEDAKTKATEAVTKAEEVIGNASATDKDVADAKAKVDEAKEKLAEAKAGLVDVDKEPLKQAKDALNTAINEGANTDGKTEASKAAYEDAKTKATEAVTKAEEVIGNASATDKDVADAKAKVDEAKEKLAEAKAGLVDVDKEPLKQAKDALNTAINEGANTDGKTEASKAAYEDAKTKATEAVTKAEEVIGNASATDKDVADAKAKVDEAKEKLAEAKAGLVDVDKEPLKQAKDALNTAINEGANTDGKTEASKAAYEDAKTKATEAVTKAEEVIGNASATDKDVADAKAKVDEAKEKLAEAKAGLVDVDKEPLKQAKDALNTAINEGANTDGKTEASKAAYEDAKTKATEAVTKAEEVIGNASATDKDVADAKAKVDEAKEKLAEAKAGLVDVDKEPLKQAKDALNTAINEGANTDGKTEASKAAYEDAKTKATEAVTKAEEVIGNASATDKDVADAKAKVDEAKEKLAEAKAGLVDVDKEPLKQAKDALNTAINEGANTDGKTEASKAAYEDAKTKATEAVTKAEEVIGNASATDKDVADAKAKVDEAKEKLAEAKAGLVDVDKEPLKQAKDALNTAINEGANTDGKTEASKAAYEDAKTKATEAVTKAEEVIGNASATDKDVADAKAKVDEAKEKLAEAKAGLVDVDKEPLKQAKDALNTAINEGANTDGKTEASKAAYEDAKTKATEAVTKAEEVIGNASATDKDVADAKAKVDEAKEKLAEAKAGLVDVDKEPLKQAKDALNTAINEGANTDGKTEASKAAYEDAKTKATEAVTKAEEVIGNASATDKDVADAKAKVDEAKEKLAEAKAGLVDVDKEPLKQAKDALNTAINEGANTDGKTEASKAAYEDAKTKATEAVTKAEEVIGNASATDKDVADAKAKVDEAKEKLAEAKAGLVDVDKEPLKQAKDALNTAINEGANTDGKTEASKAAYEDAKTKATEAVTKAEEVIGNASATDKDVADAKAKVDEAKEKLAEAKAGLVDVDKEPLKQAKDALNTAINEGANTDGKTEASKAAYEDAKTKATEAVTKAEEVIGNASATDKDVADAKAKVDEAKEKLAEAKAGLVDVDKEPLKQAKDALNTAINEGANTDGKTEASKAAYEDAKTKATEAVTKAEEVIGNASATDKDVADAKAKVDEAKEKLAEAKAGLVDVDKEPLKQAKDALNTAINEGANTDGKTEASKAAYEDAKTKATEAVTKAEEVIGNASATDKDVADAKAKVDEAKEKLAEAKAGLVDKPTSVPSNDGNTNNGGNTNNSANTNNDGATTPADSNSNSVTPGNSGNTPAPDVTTDDSSNSNPATPSSTVGQAQASTPAQETPVSTSTSNNSGTTVTPSETRPVDKSELARLVEELETRLKDLDGIDQSVIDAAKIILGEGQEALRNTDLTEAGLKEMTAKVKEALESLKGKQATKDEEETKETSKEQGHLPYGTMIGSLLALLGLLLFLIARRKKESELKKLTKELTNVLQESDLTSVDAKVLDKARETLAQAVAFLANEKESDHTEDELIEKLKAILTQLR